In Pontiella desulfatans, one DNA window encodes the following:
- a CDS encoding type II secretion system minor pseudopilin: MTNPRSNRKKEGAALLVALWVLIILSLIVGSFAFEVQLEAMLVSHKRKKYRAEMMARSGLEYGRALLDAHKDAKEMEIEDMDEDKDGFMQAALYIQRGLPAPSTIEFEDGGKFTVTVEPAENGRNVNLLTREQWMDMLEFANVPSSDWDAMIDCLEDWKDENDLHGLNGAESDDEFYEERGYPVKNGPLDSVEELLLIKNWGPDILYGRSADEEGDEIIGIADKLTVWGDGKVNLNSATADVLLSYSEYEDWELESVFEARMGEDGEKDTLDDGIKSLGDVGADGNKFKLQSTFVKVTSVGDIFGNQYQIECIVALKDKDSVVVYWNEGPVKNNANTR, translated from the coding sequence ATGACGAACCCTCGCTCCAACCGAAAAAAGGAAGGCGCCGCGCTACTGGTGGCGCTTTGGGTGCTCATCATCCTTTCGCTGATCGTAGGTTCGTTTGCGTTCGAGGTGCAGCTGGAGGCCATGCTGGTTTCGCACAAGCGCAAGAAATACCGGGCCGAAATGATGGCCCGCTCCGGCCTTGAATATGGCCGAGCCCTGCTCGACGCGCACAAAGACGCCAAGGAGATGGAAATCGAGGACATGGACGAGGACAAGGACGGTTTCATGCAGGCCGCCCTCTACATCCAGCGCGGCCTCCCCGCCCCGTCCACCATTGAATTCGAAGATGGCGGCAAGTTTACCGTCACCGTCGAACCGGCGGAAAACGGCCGCAACGTCAACCTGCTGACGCGCGAACAATGGATGGATATGCTCGAGTTCGCCAATGTCCCCTCCTCCGACTGGGATGCCATGATCGACTGCCTCGAGGACTGGAAGGACGAAAACGACCTGCATGGCCTCAACGGCGCCGAGTCGGACGACGAGTTCTACGAGGAACGGGGCTATCCCGTGAAAAACGGCCCGCTCGACAGCGTCGAGGAGCTGCTGCTCATCAAGAACTGGGGGCCGGACATCCTCTATGGCCGCTCCGCCGACGAGGAGGGCGACGAAATCATCGGCATCGCCGACAAGCTGACGGTCTGGGGCGACGGCAAGGTGAACCTGAATTCGGCCACGGCCGATGTCTTGCTAAGCTACTCCGAATACGAGGATTGGGAGCTTGAAAGCGTGTTCGAGGCCCGCATGGGCGAGGATGGCGAGAAAGACACGCTCGACGATGGCATCAAGAGCCTCGGCGACGTGGGGGCCGATGGAAACAAATTTAAATTGCAAAGTACTTTCGTAAAGGTAACGTCTGTTGGAGATATATTCGGCAACCAATACCAGATCGAGTGCATTGTTGCGCTCAAAGACAAGGACTCGGTAGTGGTCTATTGGAACGAAGGACCGGTCAAGAACAATGCGAATACGCGATAA
- a CDS encoding DUF294 nucleotidyltransferase-like/CBS domain-containing protein has protein sequence MKKFTTLNEVAEAIDDRGFSVVDPNGVSLYIFSERDPSEEFKQYYKN, from the coding sequence ATGAAAAAATTTACCACACTAAACGAAGTAGCAGAGGCCATTGATGATCGTGGGTTCTCAGTTGTCGATCCCAATGGAGTCTCTCTTTACATTTTTTCTGAAAGAGATCCATCTGAAGAATTCAAACAATACTACAAAAACTAG
- a CDS encoding PilN domain-containing protein has translation MRIRDKIITAACRTPDGIEWTTLKIKQDGNELVEQRAHAVALPEENLEESIAAIQLPEQLIEHLAGDVTAALRTSELLMRTMEFPTSDPSEIANMVGFQIDKVSPFPIDQLAIAHEILRDNGESADVLMAGAKRACIDAIGDTFEKKGVRIHSIDARILGWLELLRGKEQLRDRGCEILIIDDQIDFSLTVMNEGIPIAFRSLQEDTGDMNVVEELVYEIGYTLTMLDTEHELETPSVIQFWSFGEIPDALLTKLSEKSGIRVEHHDLGMLPPLSQGIVERALHAENRIELIPREWIEHEQRKQLRKKFTIISAGIAAIWVMVLLVFFGIYKVRDVQLAGIQADAEAIRPAAEQALQNRQKLQALKEYTDRSDSSLETLREVTRLLPIGDIEFVSFNYTKGKAISLRGTARSDDLANDYFSALNKSALFDGTKDVSVSTKTTKGVRRAVYSVTLPFPTKEAE, from the coding sequence ATGCGAATACGCGATAAGATCATCACAGCAGCATGCCGCACCCCGGACGGCATCGAATGGACCACCCTGAAGATCAAGCAGGATGGCAACGAACTCGTTGAGCAACGCGCGCACGCCGTTGCCCTCCCCGAGGAAAACCTGGAAGAGTCGATTGCGGCCATCCAACTGCCCGAGCAGCTCATCGAGCATCTCGCTGGCGATGTTACCGCGGCGCTGCGCACCTCCGAGCTGCTCATGCGCACCATGGAGTTCCCCACCTCCGATCCTTCCGAAATCGCCAACATGGTCGGCTTCCAGATCGACAAGGTTTCCCCCTTCCCCATCGACCAGCTTGCGATTGCCCACGAAATCCTGCGAGACAACGGCGAAAGTGCCGACGTCCTGATGGCCGGCGCCAAACGCGCGTGCATCGATGCCATCGGAGACACCTTCGAGAAAAAAGGGGTGCGCATCCACAGCATCGACGCCCGGATCCTCGGCTGGCTCGAGCTCCTGCGGGGCAAGGAACAATTGCGGGATCGCGGATGCGAAATCCTGATCATCGACGATCAAATCGATTTTTCCCTCACCGTCATGAACGAGGGCATCCCCATCGCCTTCCGCTCGCTCCAGGAGGATACCGGCGACATGAACGTGGTCGAGGAACTCGTCTACGAGATCGGCTACACCCTCACCATGCTCGATACCGAACACGAACTGGAAACGCCATCGGTTATCCAGTTCTGGAGCTTTGGCGAGATTCCCGACGCACTCCTCACCAAGCTGTCGGAAAAGTCGGGCATCCGGGTGGAGCACCACGATCTCGGGATGCTCCCCCCGCTGTCCCAAGGCATCGTCGAGCGCGCCCTGCACGCCGAAAACCGCATCGAGCTGATCCCGCGCGAATGGATCGAGCACGAACAGCGCAAGCAACTGCGCAAGAAATTCACCATCATTTCGGCCGGCATCGCCGCCATTTGGGTGATGGTGCTGCTGGTGTTCTTCGGCATCTACAAGGTGCGCGACGTACAGCTCGCCGGCATCCAGGCCGATGCCGAGGCGATCCGCCCGGCGGCGGAACAAGCCTTGCAAAACCGGCAAAAGCTCCAGGCGCTCAAGGAATACACCGACCGCTCCGACTCCTCGCTTGAGACCCTGCGCGAAGTCACCCGCCTGCTCCCGATCGGCGACATTGAATTCGTGAGCTTCAACTACACCAAGGGCAAGGCCATCTCCCTTCGCGGCACCGCCCGCAGCGACGACCTGGCCAACGACTATTTCTCCGCGCTGAACAAGTCGGCCCTGTTCGACGGCACCAAGGATGTTTCGGTCAGCACCAAAACGACGAAGGGCGTCAGGCGCGCAGTGTACTCCGTGACCCTCCCCTTCCCGACGAAGGAGGCCGAATAA
- a CDS encoding prepilin-type N-terminal cleavage/methylation domain-containing protein, protein MKKPPASKRGLTLIEVLIALIILSVGVSSMMVAMARCLSVVRTARNRDVARGLIQRVDIENPIESVDMDEMTEDGDFDDVEGYTWFREILMVDEEERPGLFEVTTRIQWSEKGRDAFEAITVFKYAPDAESVTSSVKGN, encoded by the coding sequence ATGAAAAAACCACCTGCATCCAAAAGAGGGCTGACGCTGATTGAAGTGCTGATTGCCCTGATTATCCTCAGCGTCGGCGTTTCGTCGATGATGGTGGCCATGGCTCGGTGCCTTTCGGTGGTGCGCACCGCGCGCAACCGCGATGTGGCGCGCGGATTGATCCAGCGGGTGGACATCGAGAATCCGATCGAAAGCGTCGATATGGATGAAATGACCGAGGATGGCGATTTCGATGATGTCGAGGGGTATACCTGGTTCCGGGAAATCCTGATGGTCGATGAAGAGGAGCGCCCCGGCCTTTTCGAGGTGACAACCCGCATCCAGTGGTCGGAAAAGGGCCGCGACGCCTTCGAGGCAATCACCGTTTTCAAATATGCCCCCGATGCGGAAAGCGTAACGAGCTCGGTCAAGGGAAACTAG
- a CDS encoding HEAT repeat domain-containing protein gives MKNNTKLIFWAALILLLVSCTHFPSSEENEQKSSTEDFTDVAHALAVFQGPGSGLNDSIKAKNYLIEHSEESIDPLLEIVKTRDYSWQTAGHALAKTKNEKVLYTFIELLADNHFETEADGSRRLFAKGVSYGGNIAKFLGKMGDERAIQALRDAVDQGDHQVRWAAIKALYYLGDLSMDQLFEMGINEGYHSTGTVILGIAYDDKYSDPAYILTVLDRFIETFPEEEFEVSLAHGYKAYCYDYLGQYPEALREIDVVFERQGYLSSPTKKHKERIWNKMIAPPTATWSYVNACEGDAECSLSLNILFKTNEVKVSTAYTSFFKPHNYSDTGSNSTHTLSQFPIETGNPQSNGDNETLEKSHSSFCVSGITETGVVVRVEFECSSIEDEISCDVDHSVLIPFGGTGRCKKDDVLYRWKWENLKTRQSPHFIAPIDVLVVPEKKTPVDEKDKATGLKLVGRWKAVFEPNIQVIHWFKANGEHVHEMLGGDMKIDGVWEVVGDTLRIKSGDIVLLGSKQKSSTTWVEHKIIHLSKEELHTQLEGRPVVKYVRMK, from the coding sequence ATGAAAAATAATACTAAACTAATCTTTTGGGCGGCATTAATTCTCTTGCTCGTAAGCTGTACGCATTTTCCTTCATCCGAAGAGAATGAGCAGAAGTCTTCTACTGAAGATTTCACAGACGTCGCGCATGCGCTTGCTGTTTTTCAAGGCCCAGGCTCCGGCTTGAACGACAGCATTAAGGCAAAAAATTATCTGATAGAACATTCAGAAGAGTCCATCGATCCTCTATTAGAAATCGTAAAGACCAGAGATTACTCATGGCAGACGGCTGGTCATGCCTTGGCGAAGACTAAAAATGAAAAGGTTCTCTACACGTTTATAGAGTTACTTGCCGACAATCATTTTGAAACAGAGGCAGACGGCTCCCGCAGGCTGTTTGCGAAAGGGGTTTCCTATGGAGGAAACATTGCTAAATTTTTAGGAAAAATGGGAGATGAAAGAGCGATCCAAGCTCTGAGGGATGCCGTTGATCAAGGCGACCATCAAGTCAGGTGGGCCGCAATAAAAGCCCTGTACTATCTGGGTGACCTCTCAATGGATCAGCTTTTTGAGATGGGAATAAATGAAGGATACCATTCTACCGGAACTGTTATTTTAGGTATCGCTTATGATGACAAATACTCTGATCCCGCTTATATCCTGACTGTTCTTGACCGTTTTATCGAAACTTTTCCTGAAGAGGAGTTCGAAGTAAGCTTAGCTCATGGGTATAAGGCGTACTGCTATGACTATCTTGGACAATATCCAGAAGCCTTGAGAGAGATCGACGTAGTCTTCGAGAGGCAGGGATACCTATCGTCACCGACCAAAAAGCACAAAGAGCGAATCTGGAACAAGATGATCGCGCCCCCCACCGCGACATGGAGCTATGTAAACGCCTGTGAAGGCGATGCTGAATGTAGCCTAAGCTTGAATATACTGTTTAAAACAAATGAGGTGAAAGTCTCCACCGCCTATACGTCTTTCTTTAAACCACACAACTATTCCGACACAGGATCGAACAGCACGCATACTTTATCCCAATTCCCAATTGAAACGGGCAACCCACAATCGAATGGTGACAATGAGACACTTGAGAAATCTCATTCATCTTTTTGCGTATCGGGTATTACTGAAACCGGTGTCGTTGTTCGAGTGGAGTTTGAATGCAGCTCGATAGAGGATGAGATTAGCTGCGATGTTGATCATAGCGTCCTTATTCCCTTTGGAGGAACCGGTCGCTGTAAAAAGGACGACGTACTATATCGATGGAAATGGGAGAATCTAAAAACGCGTCAGAGTCCCCATTTTATCGCACCTATAGATGTACTGGTTGTTCCAGAAAAAAAGACCCCGGTTGATGAAAAAGATAAAGCGACAGGACTCAAGCTTGTTGGTAGGTGGAAGGCAGTATTTGAGCCAAATATTCAAGTTATACACTGGTTTAAAGCCAATGGGGAGCATGTCCATGAAATGTTGGGCGGTGACATGAAGATAGACGGGGTTTGGGAGGTCGTGGGAGATACGCTGCGAATCAAATCAGGTGATATAGTGCTGCTGGGATCTAAACAGAAAAGCTCTACAACCTGGGTGGAACACAAAATCATCCATCTTTCAAAAGAAGAACTTCACACGCAACTGGAAGGTCGTCCTGTGGTCAAATATGTCAGGATGAAATGA
- the ftsA gene encoding cell division protein FtsA — protein sequence MALEATAVLEIGTSTVRVIVGELRDDGFVSVVGIGEAESRGIRKGEIINRDDAIACVRKAIKAAEENRRKGIQSIMLVTSGGQALAKKSTGMHKLVDPSDNQLAEVVEEDVDEVVELARKVALPENRMKLHTLQQYFQIDDSMNVTNPIGMAGEELRVDMLTIHGKRSAVDNFRKIVDDVPITCSDAVFSGLCSAIAVVNDEQKKAGVLVIDIGGGTTDFALYHDGFLQAAGSFAVGGDHVSNDIAVGLQIPLAAAESVKKKDGSALTNLMERDHNISIPSSTQGFGGKMVRAVTLNTIINARMEEIFTLVKEQVDLQCPNVPLSAGVLLVGGGAFLNGARDLGQKVFNVPCMYGKPSDVHGLSSAKEAPLYACHVGAIRYAASLRTVEEKPPLGKRLLQLFWGGAHE from the coding sequence ATGGCGCTCGAAGCTACGGCAGTTTTGGAAATCGGAACCAGCACCGTCCGCGTAATCGTGGGGGAGCTGCGCGATGACGGTTTTGTGTCGGTCGTCGGGATTGGCGAAGCCGAGTCGCGCGGCATCCGCAAGGGCGAAATCATCAACCGCGACGACGCGATCGCCTGTGTCCGCAAGGCCATCAAGGCGGCCGAGGAAAACCGCCGCAAGGGGATCCAGTCGATCATGCTCGTCACCTCCGGCGGGCAGGCGCTCGCCAAGAAAAGCACCGGCATGCACAAGTTGGTCGATCCGTCCGATAACCAGCTGGCCGAGGTTGTTGAGGAGGACGTCGACGAAGTCGTCGAGCTGGCCCGCAAGGTGGCGCTTCCCGAAAACCGCATGAAGCTGCATACCTTGCAGCAATATTTCCAGATCGACGACTCCATGAACGTCACCAACCCCATCGGAATGGCCGGCGAGGAACTGCGCGTCGACATGCTCACGATCCATGGCAAGCGGAGCGCGGTCGATAACTTCCGGAAGATTGTCGACGATGTGCCGATCACCTGTTCCGATGCCGTCTTCAGCGGCCTTTGCTCCGCCATCGCCGTGGTGAACGACGAGCAGAAGAAAGCCGGGGTGCTCGTCATCGATATCGGCGGGGGCACCACCGACTTTGCCCTCTATCACGACGGCTTCCTCCAGGCGGCCGGTTCCTTCGCGGTCGGGGGCGACCACGTGAGCAACGATATTGCCGTGGGCTTGCAGATTCCCCTGGCCGCCGCCGAGAGCGTCAAGAAGAAGGACGGCAGCGCCCTGACCAACCTGATGGAGCGCGACCACAATATTTCCATTCCGAGCTCAACGCAGGGATTTGGCGGGAAGATGGTCCGTGCGGTGACGCTCAACACGATCATCAACGCCCGCATGGAGGAAATCTTCACCCTCGTGAAGGAGCAGGTGGATCTTCAGTGCCCGAATGTTCCGCTCAGCGCCGGCGTGCTGCTGGTGGGCGGCGGCGCCTTCCTCAATGGGGCGCGCGATCTTGGGCAAAAGGTTTTCAACGTTCCCTGCATGTACGGGAAACCGTCCGATGTCCACGGGCTCTCCTCCGCGAAGGAGGCGCCGCTCTATGCCTGCCATGTCGGGGCCATCCGCTATGCCGCCTCCCTGCGGACCGTCGAAGAAAAACCGCCGCTGGGCAAGCGGTTGCTGCAGCTGTTCTGGGGAGGTGCCCATGAGTGA
- a CDS encoding MBL fold metallo-hydrolase, with product MHIEAIPTGAFQEICYIVHNDAKQAIVLDPGDDAEVIEQRLGKLGLTVAAYVCTHAHADHINALAALHANLPAPVAMHSNDWAWAFDSANQIAPYYPVPARPRIDTPMPLESAKDWEFSGIRFQCIETPGHTPGGCCILFPEPGILIAGDTLFKGSCGRTDLPGGNPRQLKESLNKLKQLPDDVLVFPGHGEDTTIGTERATNFFMQ from the coding sequence ATGCATATCGAGGCCATTCCCACCGGCGCCTTCCAGGAAATCTGCTACATCGTCCACAACGACGCGAAGCAGGCCATTGTGCTCGACCCCGGCGATGACGCGGAGGTGATTGAGCAGCGCCTGGGCAAGCTCGGGCTTACCGTTGCCGCCTATGTCTGCACCCACGCCCATGCCGACCACATCAACGCCTTGGCCGCGCTGCATGCCAACTTGCCGGCCCCGGTGGCCATGCATTCCAACGACTGGGCCTGGGCCTTCGATTCCGCGAACCAGATCGCCCCCTACTATCCCGTCCCGGCGCGCCCCCGAATCGACACCCCCATGCCGCTCGAAAGCGCGAAGGATTGGGAGTTTTCCGGCATCCGGTTCCAGTGCATCGAGACCCCCGGCCATACCCCCGGAGGCTGCTGCATCCTGTTTCCGGAGCCCGGAATCCTGATTGCCGGCGACACGCTTTTCAAGGGATCATGCGGCCGCACCGACCTGCCGGGCGGGAACCCGCGCCAGCTCAAGGAATCGCTCAACAAGCTCAAGCAGCTGCCCGACGACGTGCTCGTTTTCCCCGGACACGGCGAAGACACCACCATCGGCACCGAGCGCGCCACCAATTTCTTTATGCAATAG
- a CDS encoding glycyl-radical enzyme activating protein — MGSGLIFDIKHYAIHDGPGIRTTIFLKGCPLSCAWCHNPESISPKQQKMFNAAKCIGCGECVKACPENALELAKGTIVTDPAACTLCGTCAEVCPAKAIETTGREETAEELARIIEKETVFFDQSGGGVTISGGEPLMQPAFLLDLLKACGKKGIHRVVDTSGFADPETLLEIAGHTELFLFDLKHMDPAAHKKWTGVDNRIILENLQLLAKSGASIIIRIPLIKGINADEENIRASAAFIASLDGARKPIDLLPYHNIAASKLKRLNQPCNLHAMQEPTQDDIDRAIAIFKEQGLDVGIGG; from the coding sequence ATGGGATCTGGCCTTATATTCGACATCAAGCACTATGCCATCCACGATGGCCCCGGCATCCGCACGACGATCTTTCTCAAGGGCTGTCCGCTTTCCTGCGCGTGGTGCCACAACCCGGAAAGCATTTCACCCAAACAGCAGAAAATGTTCAATGCCGCCAAGTGCATCGGTTGCGGCGAGTGCGTGAAGGCCTGCCCCGAAAACGCACTGGAACTGGCCAAGGGCACAATCGTGACCGACCCCGCCGCCTGTACGCTCTGCGGAACCTGCGCGGAGGTTTGCCCGGCCAAGGCGATCGAAACGACCGGCAGGGAGGAAACCGCGGAGGAGCTCGCCAGGATAATCGAAAAGGAAACCGTCTTCTTCGACCAGTCCGGCGGCGGTGTAACGATCTCCGGCGGCGAGCCGCTGATGCAACCCGCCTTTCTGCTCGACCTGCTGAAGGCCTGCGGAAAAAAAGGGATCCACCGCGTGGTCGACACCTCCGGCTTCGCCGACCCCGAAACCCTGCTCGAAATCGCCGGGCATACCGAACTCTTCCTCTTCGACCTGAAACACATGGATCCAGCCGCACATAAAAAATGGACGGGTGTCGACAACCGCATAATCCTCGAAAACCTCCAGCTCCTCGCCAAAAGCGGTGCCTCGATCATCATCCGTATCCCGCTCATCAAAGGCATCAATGCCGACGAGGAAAACATACGCGCCTCGGCCGCCTTCATCGCCTCGCTCGACGGGGCGCGCAAACCCATCGACCTGCTCCCATACCACAACATCGCGGCCTCCAAACTCAAGCGGCTAAACCAGCCCTGCAACCTCCACGCCATGCAGGAACCAACGCAGGACGATATCGACCGCGCCATTGCCATCTTCAAGGAACAGGGCCTCGACGTCGGCATCGGCGGCTGA
- a CDS encoding cell division protein FtsZ: MSEPAKADGRGIAAPRMLVMGVGSSGVRAVAAMRQLNPGLDAVVIDTDTKVLEATSMDRVIHVGATVTRGFSSGGDVELGRQSIEKDSSSIRNQLRLVDLLVIVTGLGGGTGSGAVPVITRIAREAGSLVLVMAGMPFAFEGRKVARVAEEALKRIRTHADAIIRISNERLVDRSDAELPAEQAYARSHQVMMDGICGIWRLLTKNGVCGLDFSCLHTMLRNCDGYCHFASAEGSGDTRATRVAEGLAKHRLLNKGKLLEASEGVVVSLTGGHDLKLSEIEAVMNRLQELLPEEIWLNFGVVVDPAFEGRISAIALVAEHWKEPLVDDANRQMGFSFNRRQGLQQGELPLETAGKGEFTYVDPTIHNNQDLDVPAYIRRDIKLPR; encoded by the coding sequence ATGAGTGAGCCCGCCAAGGCTGATGGCCGCGGCATCGCCGCGCCCCGCATGTTGGTGATGGGGGTCGGCAGCAGCGGTGTGCGGGCTGTTGCCGCCATGCGCCAACTCAACCCGGGCCTGGATGCCGTGGTGATCGATACCGACACGAAGGTGCTGGAAGCCACCTCGATGGATCGCGTGATCCACGTCGGGGCAACCGTTACCCGCGGCTTCAGTTCCGGTGGCGACGTTGAACTCGGTCGCCAGTCGATTGAAAAGGATTCCTCCAGCATCCGGAACCAGCTGCGGCTGGTGGATCTGCTGGTCATCGTGACCGGGCTTGGAGGGGGAACCGGTTCCGGCGCCGTGCCGGTCATAACCCGGATCGCGCGCGAGGCCGGTTCGCTCGTGTTGGTGATGGCGGGCATGCCTTTCGCCTTCGAAGGCCGTAAAGTCGCCCGGGTTGCGGAGGAGGCGCTGAAGCGAATCCGAACCCATGCCGACGCCATCATCCGTATTTCCAACGAACGGTTGGTCGACCGGTCCGATGCCGAGCTTCCGGCCGAGCAAGCCTATGCCCGCAGCCATCAGGTGATGATGGACGGCATCTGCGGGATCTGGCGCTTGTTGACGAAAAACGGCGTCTGCGGTCTGGACTTTTCCTGCCTGCACACCATGTTGCGCAACTGCGATGGCTATTGCCATTTCGCCAGCGCGGAAGGCTCCGGCGACACCCGGGCGACGCGGGTTGCGGAAGGGTTGGCCAAGCATCGGTTGCTCAACAAGGGCAAGCTGCTGGAGGCGTCCGAAGGGGTTGTGGTTAGCCTCACCGGCGGGCACGACCTGAAGCTGAGTGAAATCGAAGCGGTGATGAACCGTTTGCAGGAGTTGCTGCCGGAGGAGATCTGGCTGAATTTCGGCGTTGTGGTCGACCCTGCTTTCGAAGGGCGCATTTCCGCCATCGCACTGGTGGCCGAGCACTGGAAGGAGCCGCTGGTGGACGATGCCAACCGGCAGATGGGCTTCAGCTTCAACCGGCGCCAGGGTCTGCAACAGGGCGAGCTTCCGCTCGAAACCGCCGGGAAGGGCGAATTCACCTACGTCGATCCAACCATCCATAACAACCAGGATCTCGACGTCCCCGCCTATATCCGCCGCGACATCAAGTTGCCGAGGTAG
- a CDS encoding PulJ/GspJ family protein, with amino-acid sequence MKPETNQLNKAKCGFTLLELMVAMIILTIAMSMAFQAFSGTIRGWKRGSEVIDGIKHGDFAMGQLMAAVNSTIYFYNPRKTYAFKFDKGSSGGLPADMISFVTSSSAFMPADSPFAEGPHRVKLYIDDEGGEQALFAVAMPAIADDEEFEDEYDVDPILVSRVIQGLEIMFWDEESEDWTEEWEPENSIPERILLTIFVASSDEKEEPIEFSRTVEIPVAKSVKEKLAGPSITSGNSGTTSTSGGAKNTTIINSNKR; translated from the coding sequence GTGAAACCTGAAACGAACCAACTGAATAAGGCCAAGTGTGGATTCACCCTGCTGGAGCTGATGGTGGCGATGATTATTCTGACCATCGCGATGTCGATGGCGTTCCAGGCGTTCAGCGGAACCATCCGGGGATGGAAGCGCGGTTCAGAGGTGATCGACGGCATCAAGCATGGCGACTTTGCGATGGGGCAGCTCATGGCGGCCGTGAATTCCACCATCTATTTCTACAATCCGCGCAAGACCTACGCCTTCAAGTTCGACAAAGGCTCGTCCGGCGGCCTGCCGGCCGACATGATCAGCTTCGTGACCTCCAGCTCCGCCTTCATGCCGGCCGACTCGCCCTTTGCGGAAGGGCCGCACCGGGTTAAACTCTACATCGACGACGAGGGGGGCGAACAGGCCCTGTTTGCCGTGGCCATGCCGGCCATCGCCGACGACGAGGAGTTCGAGGATGAATACGACGTCGACCCCATCCTCGTCTCCCGCGTTATCCAAGGGCTGGAAATCATGTTCTGGGACGAGGAGTCCGAGGACTGGACGGAGGAATGGGAACCGGAAAACTCCATCCCCGAGCGGATCCTGCTGACGATCTTCGTGGCATCCTCCGATGAAAAGGAGGAACCCATCGAATTTTCCCGCACGGTCGAAATTCCGGTGGCCAAATCGGTCAAGGAAAAGCTTGCGGGCCCCTCCATCACATCTGGCAACTCAGGCACCACCTCCACCTCCGGAGGCGCCAAAAACACCACCATCATCAACTCGAACAAACGATGA
- a CDS encoding IS110 family RNA-guided transposase translates to MNMEKVYCGVDVSKKHLDAFNGKTARRFDNTCEGATALMNWAGNAHYVFESTGGYERMAAWMVMAADGTASIVNPSRVRHFALGMGQIAKTDPIDARMICDFASHTEPKPSKKPSSAQRRLTALVDRRVHLSDMHTAEKNRLGTADEPEMIRLIKQHLKWLEKQLEKIEAKITDTLAEDATMTKKAKCIQSIKGLGIVNAVTLLAHLPEIGTLSRREIASLAGLAPFNRDSGGKSGRRHVCGGRRRLRSCLYMAAMNARTYNPVLREFYQRLVNENHRPKMVALTAVMRKLLIAANSAVKNAEI, encoded by the coding sequence ATGAACATGGAAAAAGTATACTGCGGCGTCGATGTTTCCAAGAAGCATCTGGACGCCTTCAATGGAAAAACAGCGCGGCGCTTCGACAACACCTGCGAGGGTGCCACGGCGCTTATGAACTGGGCGGGCAACGCCCACTATGTCTTCGAGTCCACGGGAGGCTACGAACGCATGGCCGCCTGGATGGTGATGGCCGCCGACGGCACCGCGAGCATCGTGAACCCGTCGCGTGTCCGGCACTTCGCGCTGGGCATGGGGCAGATCGCCAAGACCGACCCGATCGACGCGCGGATGATTTGCGACTTTGCGTCGCACACCGAGCCCAAGCCGTCCAAGAAGCCTTCCTCTGCGCAGCGTAGGCTCACCGCTCTCGTTGACCGAAGGGTGCACCTGAGCGACATGCATACGGCCGAGAAGAACCGCTTGGGAACCGCCGACGAGCCGGAGATGATCAGACTGATCAAACAGCACCTCAAATGGCTTGAAAAGCAGCTCGAGAAAATCGAAGCGAAAATCACTGACACCCTTGCCGAAGACGCAACCATGACGAAGAAGGCCAAGTGCATCCAGTCCATCAAAGGTCTGGGCATCGTCAATGCGGTGACACTGCTCGCCCATCTCCCCGAGATCGGCACGCTTTCGCGCAGGGAGATCGCGTCGCTGGCGGGACTCGCTCCCTTCAACCGGGACAGCGGGGGCAAGTCCGGCAGACGGCATGTCTGCGGAGGAAGGCGCAGGCTGCGCTCCTGTCTGTACATGGCTGCCATGAACGCCAGGACATACAACCCCGTTCTGCGCGAGTTCTACCAGCGTCTGGTAAATGAAAACCACCGCCCCAAAATGGTCGCGCTTACGGCGGTCATGAGAAAGTTGCTCATCGCCGCCAACTCCGCCGTTAAAAATGCTGAAATTTAG